The following proteins are co-located in the Neomonachus schauinslandi chromosome 8, ASM220157v2, whole genome shotgun sequence genome:
- the TBPL1 gene encoding TATA box-binding protein-like 1, with protein MDADSDVALDILITNVVCVFRTRCHLNLRKIALEGANVIYKRDVGKVLMKLRKPRITATIWSSGKIICTGATSEEEAKFGARRLARSLQKLGFQVIFTDFKVVNVLAVCNMPFEIRLPEFTKNNRPHASYEPELHPAVCYRIKSLRATLQIFSTGSITVTGPNVKAVATAVEQIYPFVFESRKEIL; from the exons ATGGATGCAGACAGTGATGTTGCATTGGACATTCTAATTACAAATGTAGTCTGTGTTTTTAGAACAAGATGCCATTTGAACTTAAGGAAGATTGCTTTGGAGGGAGCAAATGTAATTTATAAGCGTGATGTTGGA aAAGTATTAATGAAGCTTAGAAAACCTAGAATTACAGCTACAATTTGGTCCtcaggaaaaattatttgcacTGGAGCAACAAG TGAAGAAGAAGCTAAATTTGGTGCCAGACGTTTAGCCCGCAGTCTGCAGAAACTAGGTTTTCAG GTAATATTTACAGATTTTAAGGTCGTTAACGTTTTGGCAGTGTGTAACATGCCATTTGAAATCCGTTTGCCAGAATTCACAAAGAACAATAGACCTCATGCCAG ttACGAACCTGAACTTCATCCTGCTGTGTGCTATCGGATAAAATCTCTAAGAGCTACATTACAGATTTTTTCAACAGGAAGTATCACAGTAACAg GGCCCAACGTAAAGGCTGTTGCTACCGCTGTGGAGCAGATTTACCCGTTTGTGtttgaaagcaggaaagaaattttataa